A genomic window from Paraburkholderia phytofirmans OLGA172 includes:
- a CDS encoding IS630 family transposase translates to MGRKGIEVVVSELEREQLLSMSRSRSLPHSLVRRAKIVLMAADGHTTKEIAMQCEVTPPAITHWKKRFVAQGLAGLHDEARPGRPRTHDDEAVAELLARVLHEKPDGATHWSVRSAAARTGISKSSVARYLSLFGIQPHRSKSFKLSTDSFFVEKVRDIVGLYLSPPTNALVLCVDEKSQCQALERTQPMLPMGLGYLEGVTHDYVRHGTTTLFAALNAATGEVIAQCKPRHRHQEFLAFLRHIDQVVPVDLDVHLIVDNYATHKHPRVRAWLARHTRYHMHFTPTYSSWLNQVERWFGLITQQAIRRGSFRNVRQLIASIERYTEQYNQHKRPFVWTATADSILQKVTRLCKVISGTEH, encoded by the coding sequence ATGGGACGCAAGGGGATCGAGGTTGTGGTGTCAGAACTGGAGCGAGAACAGTTGCTGTCCATGAGTCGCTCGCGTTCGTTGCCTCATTCTCTGGTCCGTCGGGCAAAGATTGTCCTGATGGCCGCTGACGGTCACACGACCAAGGAAATTGCGATGCAGTGCGAAGTGACGCCACCGGCGATCACGCACTGGAAGAAGCGGTTTGTCGCTCAGGGGCTTGCGGGTCTGCATGATGAAGCTCGCCCAGGCCGACCGCGCACACATGACGACGAGGCGGTCGCGGAATTGCTGGCCAGGGTGTTGCATGAGAAGCCGGACGGGGCAACGCACTGGAGCGTGCGTTCTGCTGCCGCGCGGACAGGGATTTCGAAGAGTTCGGTGGCCCGGTATCTGTCGCTGTTCGGTATACAGCCCCATCGTTCAAAGAGCTTCAAGCTGTCTACCGATTCATTCTTCGTCGAGAAGGTGCGCGATATTGTCGGGCTGTACCTGAGCCCGCCCACCAACGCCCTGGTGCTGTGCGTCGACGAGAAGAGCCAATGTCAGGCGCTGGAGCGCACGCAGCCGATGCTGCCGATGGGGCTGGGCTATCTCGAAGGGGTGACGCATGATTACGTCCGGCATGGCACCACAACCCTGTTCGCTGCGCTCAATGCAGCAACGGGCGAAGTCATTGCTCAATGCAAGCCGCGCCACCGGCATCAGGAATTCCTGGCGTTCCTCAGGCATATTGACCAGGTGGTGCCGGTCGATCTCGATGTGCATCTGATCGTCGACAACTACGCGACACACAAGCATCCGAGGGTCAGGGCGTGGCTCGCCAGGCATACGCGCTACCACATGCACTTCACGCCAACCTACTCGAGCTGGCTGAATCAGGTTGAACGCTGGTTTGGCCTGATTACGCAGCAGGCGATCCGTCGCGGGTCATTCAGAAACGTGCGCCAGCTCATCGCCAGCATCGAGCGTTATACCGAGCAGTACAACCAGCACAAGCGGCCGTTCGTATGGACCGCGACAGCCGATTCCATTCTGCAGAAAGTGACCCGGCTATGCAAAGTTATTTCTGGGACGGAACACTAG
- a CDS encoding succinylglutamate desuccinylase/aspartoacylase family protein, with translation MNKQSIPLLSPAIGTHRELVSFHFGPADSGQKIYIQSSLHADETPAMLTTVLLKRRLLELEKQGALNAEIVLVPVANPVGLGQYVLGQFIGRFDLGSGKNFNRHFLQFSKLVARAKEALGSDASENRRIVRELIAAELAEQKPLTEFESLQLALLKLSFDADVVIDLHCSLEAAMHLYTSEAAWPEFEPLSRYLGAQASLLATNSGGESFDETHSLLWWKLQQEMPADKPVPNGAIAVTVECRGQRDVSYEVAQEDADALIDYLAWCKAIKLDAKPLPELLSPATPLAGSEQFYAPVSGILVHRAKIGDTIRVGQALFDIVDPLTDETTTLCSKTEGVFYMRRAIRFVTAGAPLGRVTGEKAFRTGVLLGA, from the coding sequence ATGAACAAGCAATCGATTCCGCTTCTATCGCCGGCTATCGGCACGCACCGCGAACTGGTGTCGTTTCACTTTGGTCCTGCGGATAGCGGACAGAAGATTTACATCCAGTCGTCTCTGCATGCCGATGAAACACCGGCGATGTTGACGACGGTTTTGCTGAAGCGTCGTTTGCTCGAACTCGAGAAGCAGGGCGCGTTGAATGCGGAGATTGTTCTGGTGCCGGTGGCGAATCCGGTTGGACTCGGGCAGTACGTGCTGGGGCAGTTTATTGGGCGCTTCGATCTGGGTAGCGGCAAGAACTTCAATCGACACTTCCTGCAGTTTTCGAAGCTGGTGGCGCGGGCTAAGGAGGCGTTGGGATCGGATGCTTCGGAGAATCGGCGGATTGTTCGCGAGTTGATCGCTGCTGAGTTGGCGGAACAGAAGCCGTTGACTGAGTTCGAGTCGCTGCAATTGGCGTTGCTGAAGCTTTCCTTCGATGCGGATGTGGTGATCGATTTGCATTGCTCGTTGGAAGCGGCGATGCATCTCTATACCAGTGAGGCGGCGTGGCCTGAGTTTGAACCGCTGTCACGGTATCTGGGTGCGCAGGCTTCGTTGCTCGCGACGAACTCGGGCGGTGAGTCGTTTGATGAGACGCATAGCTTGTTGTGGTGGAAGTTGCAACAGGAAATGCCGGCTGATAAGCCGGTGCCTAACGGGGCGATTGCTGTGACGGTGGAGTGCCGTGGGCAGCGGGATGTGTCTTATGAAGTGGCGCAGGAGGATGCTGACGCATTGATTGATTACTTGGCCTGGTGCAAGGCTATTAAGCTTGATGCGAAGCCTTTGCCCGAGTTATTGTCGCCCGCGACGCCGCTAGCTGGCAGCGAGCAGTTCTATGCGCCTGTTAGCGGAATTCTTGTTCATCGCGCGAAGATCGGCGACACGATTCGCGTTGGGCAGGCGCTGTTTGATATCGTCGATCCGCTGACTGATGAGACGACTACGCTGTGTAGCAAAACCGAAGGGGTGTTTTATATGCGGCGCGCGATTCGGTTTGTGACGGCTGGTGCGCCGTTGGGTCGGGTGACTGGAGAGAAGGCTTTTAGGACTGGGGTTTTGTTGGGGGCGTAA
- a CDS encoding transporter substrate-binding domain-containing protein, which produces MKISLMILSAALACSSGAFAADPATLRLGIDPSYPPMDAKAPDGSFKGFDVDLGNEICRRIHAHCQWVELEFSGMIPALQARKIDAILSSMAITEKREQQILFTSKLFQFKSRLIARQGAPLAGGMNALAGKQIGVQSGTQFEGYALKNWAPLGVHVVAYKSQDEVFADLENGRLDGALLGTVEADYGFLRMPAGKGFAFVGEPLSMGDRGVGIGLRKDETAVQASINEAIASMRKDGTYAQIAKKYFDFDPYGN; this is translated from the coding sequence ATGAAAATCTCGCTGATGATCTTGAGCGCCGCGCTGGCTTGCAGCAGTGGTGCGTTTGCCGCCGACCCCGCCACGTTGCGCCTCGGTATCGATCCGAGCTATCCGCCGATGGACGCCAAGGCGCCCGACGGCAGCTTCAAAGGTTTCGACGTCGACCTCGGCAACGAAATCTGCCGGCGCATTCATGCGCATTGCCAGTGGGTCGAACTCGAGTTCTCGGGGATGATTCCCGCGCTGCAGGCGCGCAAGATCGACGCGATCCTTTCGTCGATGGCGATCACGGAAAAGCGCGAGCAACAGATTTTGTTTACTTCAAAGCTGTTTCAGTTCAAATCGCGGCTGATCGCGCGTCAGGGGGCGCCGCTCGCGGGCGGTATGAACGCGTTGGCCGGCAAGCAGATCGGCGTGCAATCGGGGACGCAGTTCGAAGGCTATGCGTTGAAGAATTGGGCGCCGCTTGGCGTGCACGTGGTTGCGTACAAGAGTCAGGACGAGGTGTTCGCCGACCTTGAGAACGGTCGTCTCGATGGGGCGCTGCTCGGTACTGTCGAAGCCGACTACGGTTTTTTGCGCATGCCGGCGGGCAAGGGCTTTGCGTTTGTCGGCGAGCCGCTTTCGATGGGCGATCGTGGTGTGGGCATCGGTTTGCGCAAGGATGAGACTGCGGTGCAGGCGTCCATTAACGAGGCCATTGCTTCGATGCGCAAGGACGGTACGTACGCGCAGATCGCGAAGAAGTACTTCGACTTCGATCCGTACGGCAATTGA
- a CDS encoding LysR substrate-binding domain-containing protein: protein MALTISQLRAFTAVAEHGSIRAASRALGIAQSGITQQLQNLESMLGATLFTRTNRGIALTALGQRLLQRAGAILGECERAEQEVQQLRGDYAGEVTFGMTTEPLIDAFAPVLMEFRARFERVAVHLRTGTSRMMISWIREGTLDFALALVSKHTDTADLSVTPLYSSDPVIVCRRGHPKAGATSLAELADCTWVATRSPNLTDDPQINRLSHLLESHGLPPPKIIATVEGLYETLHLVSATDCLSLEASIIAKRGPFASTLTTINVRERAIEQKVCLLQRAAIPVTPAAQELATMIASYTRTVRAR, encoded by the coding sequence ATGGCGTTGACGATCTCCCAGCTACGCGCGTTCACCGCCGTGGCCGAGCACGGCAGCATTCGCGCGGCGTCGCGGGCGCTCGGCATCGCTCAGAGCGGCATCACGCAGCAGTTGCAGAACCTCGAATCGATGCTGGGCGCGACCTTATTCACCCGCACGAACCGCGGGATCGCGTTGACTGCGCTGGGCCAACGCTTGTTGCAGCGGGCCGGCGCGATTCTCGGCGAATGCGAGCGGGCCGAACAGGAAGTGCAGCAATTGCGCGGCGATTACGCGGGCGAGGTCACGTTCGGCATGACGACCGAGCCGCTCATCGACGCCTTCGCGCCGGTGTTGATGGAATTCCGTGCCCGCTTTGAGCGGGTCGCGGTGCATTTGCGCACCGGCACCTCGCGGATGATGATTTCGTGGATTCGCGAAGGCACGCTCGATTTCGCGCTCGCGCTGGTATCGAAACACACCGACACGGCCGATCTGTCCGTCACGCCGCTCTATTCGTCCGATCCGGTGATCGTCTGCCGTCGCGGTCATCCGAAAGCGGGCGCGACCTCGCTTGCCGAGCTCGCTGATTGCACGTGGGTGGCGACGCGCTCGCCGAATCTCACCGACGATCCGCAAATCAACCGCCTGAGTCATCTGTTGGAGAGTCACGGCTTACCGCCGCCGAAAATCATCGCGACAGTGGAAGGTCTGTACGAGACGCTGCATCTGGTTAGCGCGACGGACTGCCTTTCGCTGGAGGCGTCGATCATCGCGAAACGCGGGCCGTTTGCGAGCACGCTGACGACGATCAATGTGCGCGAGCGTGCAATCGAACAGAAAGTGTGCCTGTTGCAGCGCGCGGCCATTCCGGTGACGCCCGCCGCGCAGGAACTCGCGACGATGATTGCGTCGTACACGCGCACGGTGCGGGCGCGATGA
- a CDS encoding rubredoxin: MYKKGVAVEIQFSPERLNDGAGDPYWIDLTQVEAQRLLESLQARLAESSVATAAPLVVSLDETPASQAVAAPQAAVESAASADDFKQWVCVICGWIYDEAAGLPEEGIAPGTCWADVPADWRCPLCDVGKEDFALVEF, from the coding sequence ATGTACAAAAAGGGCGTAGCCGTAGAAATCCAGTTTTCTCCCGAACGGCTCAACGACGGCGCCGGCGATCCGTACTGGATCGATTTGACGCAGGTTGAAGCGCAGCGGCTGCTGGAAAGTCTGCAGGCACGCCTGGCTGAAAGCAGCGTAGCCACTGCCGCACCGTTGGTGGTGAGCCTCGATGAGACGCCGGCGTCGCAAGCGGTCGCTGCGCCGCAGGCGGCGGTAGAAAGCGCGGCCTCGGCGGACGACTTCAAACAGTGGGTCTGCGTGATTTGCGGCTGGATCTACGATGAAGCCGCCGGCTTGCCGGAAGAGGGTATCGCGCCGGGCACCTGCTGGGCAGATGTCCCGGCCGACTGGCGTTGCCCACTGTGCGACGTGGGTAAGGAAGATTTTGCGTTGGTCGAGTTTTAA
- a CDS encoding aromatic ring-hydroxylating oxygenase subunit alpha, with the protein MHAVPPLEQDTVDAPVDASPAHAAAQTNATAAGNSHAPDHAASGAPVRDLRRVGIHPDYWYPLAWSREVKRGKTHGVTFAGEPIVLARTESGKVFALEDRCAHRQVPLHQGVVDGESIRCGYHGWTYDCSGTCIDVPYLGRERLPNGVRSYPCREVEGLIFVFPGDAALAEARPLPAFGSVSDKKYKTRRFGRPVNCHYSFMHENLMDMNHQFLHRRQMGQMRARSVGRRRGEGWVEVDYTFARMAGQQPIGEAIVFGQSRKTGGDNDKDVMTIRTEYPYQTLQIRTSDQTLVMDLWIVYVPLDREQRTNRTFGLLSIRKPGIPGALNLAWPLLVWFTERIFKEDRAIVEAEQRAHDSQGSDWNHEVFPVINELRALLRESGAPDQVVGAGTGGAAVIRFWDSRHGNPLSST; encoded by the coding sequence ATGCATGCTGTTCCCCCGCTCGAACAAGACACCGTCGACGCGCCGGTCGATGCGTCGCCTGCTCACGCAGCCGCGCAAACCAACGCCACAGCAGCAGGGAATTCCCATGCGCCGGATCATGCCGCCAGCGGCGCCCCGGTGCGCGATCTGCGCCGCGTCGGTATTCACCCTGATTACTGGTATCCGCTCGCGTGGTCGCGTGAAGTGAAGCGGGGCAAGACGCATGGTGTGACGTTCGCGGGTGAGCCGATCGTGCTGGCGCGTACGGAGTCCGGCAAGGTATTCGCGCTTGAAGATCGCTGCGCGCATCGTCAGGTGCCGTTGCATCAGGGCGTGGTGGACGGTGAATCGATCCGTTGCGGCTATCACGGCTGGACCTACGACTGCTCGGGCACGTGCATCGACGTGCCGTATCTCGGTCGCGAACGTTTGCCGAACGGCGTGCGTTCTTATCCGTGCCGCGAAGTCGAAGGACTGATTTTCGTATTCCCCGGCGACGCCGCTTTGGCCGAAGCGCGGCCGCTACCCGCGTTCGGCTCCGTATCCGACAAGAAGTACAAGACGCGCCGTTTCGGCCGTCCGGTGAATTGCCACTATTCGTTTATGCACGAGAACCTGATGGACATGAACCATCAGTTCCTGCATCGCCGGCAGATGGGGCAGATGCGCGCGCGTTCGGTGGGGCGGCGGCGCGGCGAAGGCTGGGTCGAAGTCGATTACACGTTTGCGCGCATGGCCGGCCAGCAGCCGATCGGCGAAGCGATCGTGTTCGGCCAGAGCCGCAAGACAGGCGGCGACAACGACAAGGACGTGATGACGATCCGCACCGAGTATCCGTATCAGACGCTGCAGATCCGCACGTCCGATCAGACGCTGGTGATGGATCTGTGGATTGTCTACGTGCCGCTCGATCGCGAGCAGCGCACGAACCGCACGTTCGGCCTGCTGTCGATTCGCAAACCGGGTATTCCCGGCGCGCTGAATCTCGCTTGGCCGCTGCTCGTGTGGTTCACCGAACGTATCTTCAAGGAAGACCGAGCGATCGTCGAAGCCGAACAACGCGCGCACGATTCGCAGGGTTCGGACTGGAATCACGAGGTGTTTCCGGTCATCAACGAACTACGCGCGTTGCTGCGCGAGAGCGGCGCGCCGGATCAGGTGGTGGGCGCCGGCACAGGTGGCGCCGCGGTGATTCGCTTCTGGGATTCACGGCACGGCAACCCTTTGTCGAGTACCTGA
- a CDS encoding glycosyltransferase family 2 protein, with amino-acid sequence MKKTLEQALALASPRILPRPATLLSTLIHFSVVVLWLLLFARAFFLQGVVAWSTGIAYVVYDTLLLAFVTWKTLPLMRPTPPLEPDFDPRSLPSMGVIVASHNEATVLPVTLAALLRQTHGPAQIVIADDGSTDATHALLTERFGLAAAADGVLSAPSSVYPNLYWLRVPRGGKARALNAAITVMTTDTVMTVDADTLLDDDATYAMRAAFANEPKLVAAAGILVPVCGKSVSGRVFQWFQTYEYMRNFIARFAWMRADSLLLISGAFASFKRDALVDVGGFDPQCLVEDYELIHRLRRYSVDHGLGWDVRVVGDAHAHTDAPGNLGSFLRQRRRWFAGFLQTQYWNRDMTGNPRYGTMGMLMLPVKAIDTMQPIYGLTAFALLLGFLFDGHGAIVVSIFSVIGLKTAIDLAFYLWCIHLYRRWTGERTGSSLWMAVLAAIAEPFTFQLVRHVGALLGWLHFLRGGRAWGVQRRSGLVTHDES; translated from the coding sequence TTGAAGAAAACTCTGGAACAGGCGCTCGCCCTTGCATCCCCGCGTATTTTGCCGCGTCCCGCCACGCTGCTGAGCACGCTGATTCATTTCAGCGTCGTCGTGCTGTGGCTGCTGCTGTTCGCGCGTGCTTTCTTTCTGCAAGGCGTGGTGGCGTGGTCGACGGGTATTGCGTACGTGGTCTATGACACATTGCTGCTTGCGTTCGTCACGTGGAAAACGCTGCCGCTGATGCGGCCCACGCCGCCGCTCGAGCCTGACTTCGATCCGCGCAGCTTGCCGAGCATGGGGGTGATCGTCGCGTCGCATAACGAGGCGACGGTGTTGCCGGTGACGCTCGCCGCGCTGCTGCGCCAGACGCATGGCCCGGCGCAAATCGTGATCGCCGACGACGGTTCCACCGATGCCACCCACGCGCTGCTCACCGAACGCTTCGGCCTCGCTGCCGCTGCCGACGGCGTGCTGAGCGCGCCGAGTTCCGTTTACCCTAATCTGTACTGGCTGCGCGTGCCGCGCGGCGGCAAAGCGCGTGCGCTGAACGCAGCCATCACGGTCATGACCACCGACACCGTCATGACCGTCGACGCCGACACGCTGCTCGACGACGACGCCACCTACGCGATGCGCGCCGCTTTCGCGAACGAGCCGAAGCTGGTCGCGGCGGCCGGCATTCTGGTGCCGGTGTGCGGCAAATCGGTTTCGGGCCGCGTGTTCCAGTGGTTCCAGACCTACGAGTACATGCGCAACTTCATTGCCCGCTTTGCGTGGATGCGCGCCGACAGTCTGCTGCTGATTTCAGGCGCCTTCGCGTCGTTCAAGCGCGACGCGCTGGTCGACGTGGGCGGCTTCGATCCGCAATGTCTGGTCGAAGACTACGAACTGATTCATCGGCTGCGCCGCTATTCGGTCGACCATGGTCTCGGCTGGGACGTGCGCGTGGTTGGCGATGCCCATGCGCATACCGATGCGCCGGGCAACCTCGGCAGTTTCCTGCGGCAGCGCCGCCGCTGGTTTGCTGGCTTCCTGCAAACGCAATACTGGAACCGCGACATGACCGGCAACCCGCGCTACGGCACGATGGGTATGCTGATGCTGCCGGTCAAGGCCATCGATACGATGCAGCCGATCTACGGACTCACCGCCTTCGCGCTGCTGCTCGGCTTTCTGTTCGACGGGCACGGTGCGATCGTCGTGTCGATTTTCAGCGTGATCGGCCTCAAAACGGCGATCGATCTCGCGTTTTATCTCTGGTGCATCCATCTGTACCGCCGCTGGACCGGCGAGCGCACCGGCTCCAGTTTGTGGATGGCGGTCCTTGCGGCGATCGCTGAGCCGTTCACGTTTCAGCTGGTGCGGCATGTCGGCGCGCTGCTCGGCTGGCTGCATTTCCTGCGTGGCGGCCGAGCGTGGGGCGTGCAACGCCGCTCCGGGCTCGTCACACACGACGAAAGTTAG
- a CDS encoding cytochrome b, protein MNTHADPLADSTGTPLPSRYTRTAMTLHWLIALLMVGNVVLGLTAESWPDDWVRPVVDTHKSIGITVLGLALLRILWRVSHKPPPLPREFPSWEKSAAHVAHFLLYLLMIALPLSGWLHDSAWKDAATHPMRLFNLFPWPRIGYVMNLDPGLKETLHDRFGALHTWLGYALYALLAMHIGGALKHQWIDRKSVLKRMVP, encoded by the coding sequence ATGAACACCCACGCCGACCCCTTGGCCGATTCGACCGGCACGCCGCTGCCGTCGCGCTATACCCGCACGGCGATGACGCTGCACTGGCTGATCGCGCTGCTGATGGTCGGCAATGTCGTACTTGGCTTGACCGCCGAATCATGGCCTGACGACTGGGTGCGTCCGGTGGTCGATACCCATAAGTCGATCGGTATCACGGTGCTCGGTCTCGCGCTGCTGCGCATCTTGTGGCGTGTGTCGCACAAGCCGCCGCCATTGCCGCGCGAGTTTCCGTCGTGGGAGAAGAGCGCCGCGCACGTCGCCCATTTTCTGCTGTATCTGTTGATGATCGCGCTGCCGCTGTCCGGCTGGTTGCACGATTCCGCGTGGAAAGACGCGGCCACGCATCCAATGCGTCTGTTCAACCTGTTCCCCTGGCCGCGCATCGGCTATGTGATGAATCTCGACCCGGGGCTCAAGGAGACCTTGCACGACCGCTTCGGCGCCTTGCATACGTGGCTCGGCTACGCGCTATATGCGTTGCTGGCGATGCATATCGGCGGCGCGCTGAAGCATCAATGGATCGATCGCAAGTCGGTTCTGAAACGCATGGTGCCGTAG
- a CDS encoding DMT family transporter, with amino-acid sequence MSTRFNVAFTALLAAALFGATTPLAKALLGSLSPFLLAGLFYLGSGTGLAAVILARRLKGHADGQPVSHHRFPLREVPWLAGAIVAGGVAGPALLMLGLKTTPAATGSLLLNLEGVLTALIAWIVFRENVDIQVFLGMAAIVAGGVALSWQPGAAGLPPGTLLLVGACACWAVDNNLTRKVSTHDAMFIACIKGLVAGSVNVTLALTLGAAWPKAATVALAMLTGFAGYGVSLVLFVVALRNLGTARTGAYFSVAPLFGVTLSWLLWPEMPPLLFWVAAALMTLGVWLHIRERHEHPHTHAPLDHTHRHRHDAHHQHEHDFAWDGVEPHTHPHSHAPITHAHAHFPDIHHRHTH; translated from the coding sequence ATGTCTACCCGTTTCAACGTGGCTTTCACCGCTCTGCTTGCCGCCGCTTTGTTCGGCGCGACCACCCCGCTCGCCAAGGCGCTGCTTGGCTCGCTGTCACCGTTTCTGCTGGCCGGACTGTTCTACCTCGGCAGCGGCACCGGCCTCGCCGCCGTGATTCTGGCGCGCCGCCTGAAAGGCCACGCGGACGGGCAGCCGGTCAGTCACCACCGCTTCCCATTGCGCGAAGTGCCGTGGCTCGCCGGTGCGATCGTGGCGGGCGGTGTCGCGGGACCGGCGCTGTTAATGCTGGGTCTGAAGACGACGCCGGCCGCCACCGGTTCACTGCTATTGAATCTCGAAGGCGTATTGACGGCGCTGATCGCGTGGATCGTGTTTCGCGAGAACGTCGACATTCAGGTGTTCCTGGGCATGGCCGCGATTGTCGCGGGCGGCGTCGCATTGTCGTGGCAGCCAGGCGCGGCCGGCCTGCCGCCCGGCACGCTGCTGCTGGTTGGCGCCTGCGCGTGCTGGGCGGTCGACAACAATCTCACGCGCAAGGTGTCGACTCACGACGCCATGTTCATTGCCTGCATAAAAGGGCTCGTGGCCGGTTCGGTCAACGTGACGCTCGCGCTCACCCTTGGCGCGGCATGGCCCAAGGCCGCGACCGTCGCGCTCGCCATGCTGACGGGGTTCGCGGGCTACGGCGTGAGTCTCGTGCTGTTCGTCGTCGCGCTGCGCAATCTCGGCACCGCGCGTACCGGCGCCTATTTCTCGGTCGCGCCGCTATTTGGCGTGACCTTGTCGTGGCTGCTGTGGCCGGAGATGCCGCCGCTGCTGTTCTGGGTGGCCGCAGCTCTGATGACGCTGGGTGTCTGGCTGCATATCCGCGAACGTCACGAGCATCCGCACACGCACGCCCCGCTGGACCACACGCATCGTCATCGGCACGACGCGCATCATCAGCACGAGCACGATTTCGCGTGGGACGGCGTGGAGCCGCACACCCATCCGCATTCCCATGCGCCGATCACGCATGCGCACGCGCATTTTCCGGATATTCATCACCGGCATACGCATTGA
- a CDS encoding DUF3562 domain-containing protein, translated as MSQPEPNVDEVVRSIAEETDTPTETVSKMYADTLADYRHEARVFDYVPLFAAKKVRDKLRHTSKHKH; from the coding sequence ATGTCCCAGCCCGAGCCTAACGTCGACGAAGTGGTGAGAAGCATCGCAGAGGAAACCGATACGCCCACAGAAACGGTCTCGAAGATGTACGCAGACACACTGGCCGACTACCGGCACGAAGCGCGTGTATTCGATTACGTGCCGCTGTTCGCCGCGAAGAAAGTTCGCGACAAACTGCGCCATACGTCGAAGCACAAACACTGA
- a CDS encoding NAD(P)/FAD-dependent oxidoreductase: MRVTIVGAGIAGLSTAWSLAKLGHDITLIEQGSIPNPLAASGDRHRMIRRVYGDADGYARSIAEALDSWDLLWNDLGVSHYANCGVLGISQHAGDGAEQFRAGLDRMKFDYERLDPHEAAERYPFLDPATFRYAYLDHDGGALFSERIAHDMKAWLKMRGAEIRTHAKVLAVDAHAASVRIEGDTIIRADRLVVAAGAWTLRLFPALAENLMTYRNAVAYMEPPADLEDAWSNAPAIGDIGGDNGGYVLPPIDGVGLKFGAGMHKSRAPDPDANRIAAPGEGNRLRRLFSPPFKRIGEYTVTEVKTCAYTFTADNRFFSKRIGNTLVVSACSGHGYKFGAAVGRRVAQALDTDDDAGLARWLRAEAA; the protein is encoded by the coding sequence ATGCGGGTGACAATCGTAGGCGCGGGCATTGCCGGCTTGAGTACGGCGTGGTCGCTCGCGAAGCTGGGACACGACATCACGTTGATCGAGCAGGGCTCGATTCCAAATCCACTCGCTGCTTCGGGCGACCGGCATCGCATGATCCGTCGCGTCTATGGCGATGCCGACGGCTACGCACGCAGCATCGCCGAGGCGTTGGATAGTTGGGATCTGCTGTGGAATGACCTGGGCGTATCCCACTATGCGAACTGTGGCGTGCTCGGCATTTCACAACACGCAGGCGACGGCGCCGAGCAATTCCGCGCCGGCCTCGACCGCATGAAATTCGATTATGAAAGGCTCGACCCGCACGAAGCGGCCGAGCGTTATCCCTTTCTCGACCCCGCCACGTTTCGCTACGCTTACCTCGATCACGATGGTGGCGCGTTGTTCAGCGAACGCATCGCACACGATATGAAAGCGTGGCTCAAGATGCGCGGCGCCGAGATTCGCACCCACGCCAAGGTGCTCGCAGTCGATGCGCATGCGGCCTCGGTGCGAATCGAGGGCGACACCATCATCCGCGCCGACCGGCTCGTGGTCGCCGCCGGCGCGTGGACGCTGCGACTGTTCCCCGCGCTCGCCGAAAACCTGATGACTTACCGCAACGCGGTCGCCTATATGGAGCCGCCCGCGGATTTGGAGGACGCATGGTCAAATGCGCCTGCTATCGGGGATATTGGTGGCGACAACGGCGGTTACGTGCTCCCGCCAATCGACGGTGTCGGCCTGAAGTTCGGCGCCGGCATGCACAAATCGCGTGCGCCGGATCCTGATGCCAATCGCATCGCGGCACCCGGAGAAGGCAACCGTCTGCGCCGGCTGTTTTCACCGCCGTTTAAACGCATCGGCGAATATACGGTTACCGAAGTAAAAACCTGCGCTTACACGTTCACTGCGGACAACCGTTTTTTCTCGAAGCGCATCGGCAATACGCTCGTGGTGTCGGCATGCTCGGGGCACGGCTATAAATTCGGCGCGGCAGTCGGGCGCCGGGTCGCGCAAGCGTTAGATACTGATGACGACGCCGGGCTCGCGCGTTGGCTCAGAGCGGAAGCGGCCTAG
- a CDS encoding GNAT family N-acetyltransferase, whose translation MSEAIQIRPITPADFDAWLPLWDAYNAFYGRSGETALPREITQVTWGRFFDGYEPMHAMVAERNGQLLGLVHFLYHRHTTMVAPTCYLQDLYTLEAERGRGVGRALIEAVYARAKADGLQRVYWQTHETNHTAMKLYDKVAERSGFVVYRKAL comes from the coding sequence ATGTCCGAAGCGATTCAAATCCGCCCCATCACCCCCGCCGACTTCGACGCCTGGCTGCCGCTGTGGGACGCCTACAACGCGTTCTATGGCCGCTCAGGCGAAACGGCATTGCCGCGCGAGATCACGCAGGTCACCTGGGGGCGTTTCTTCGACGGCTACGAGCCCATGCACGCGATGGTCGCCGAACGCAACGGCCAGTTGCTCGGCCTCGTGCACTTCCTGTATCACCGTCACACCACCATGGTGGCACCGACCTGCTATCTGCAAGATCTCTACACGCTGGAAGCGGAGCGCGGCAGAGGGGTTGGCCGTGCACTGATCGAAGCGGTGTATGCGCGCGCCAAGGCTGACGGTTTGCAGCGCGTCTACTGGCAGACGCATGAGACGAATCACACGGCGATGAAGCTGTACGACAAGGTTGCGGAACGCTCTGGCTTCGTGGTGTACCGCAAGGCGTTGTGA